A region from the Lycium barbarum isolate Lr01 chromosome 8, ASM1917538v2, whole genome shotgun sequence genome encodes:
- the LOC132605603 gene encoding elongation factor Tu, mitochondrial-like — protein MASVVLRNSNSKRLFAGAPQLYYSCCRGSVPQTINGNEGPIFENHPWWRSMATFTRTKPHVNVGTIGHVDHGKTTLTAAITKVLAEEGKAKAVAFDEIDKAPEEKKRGITIATAHVEYETAKRHYAHVDCPGHADYVKNMITGAAQMDGGILVVSAPDGPMPQTKEHILLARQVGVPSLVCFLNKCDAVDDPELLELVELELRELLSFYKFPGDDIPIIRGSALSALQSTDEELGKKAILKLMEAVDEYIPDPVRQLDKPFLMPIEDVFSIQGRGTVATGRVEQGTIKVGEDVEILGLMQGNLKSTVTGVEMFKKSLDHGQAGDNVGLLLRGLKRDDIMRGMVIAKPGSVKTCKRFEAEIYVLTKDEGGRHTAFFSNYMPQFYMRTADITGKVELPENVKMVMPGDNVTATFELMSPVPLDAGQRFALREGGRTVGAGVVSKVLS, from the exons ATGGCGTCAGTTGTTTTAAGAAACTCAAATTCTAAGAGATTGTTTGCAGGTGCACCACAATTATACTACTCTTGCTGTAGAGGATCAGTACCCCAAACCATAAATGGAAATGAGGGTCCCATATTTGAGAATCATCCGTGGTGGAGATCCATGGCTACATTCACTCGAac AAAACCTCATGTTAATGTGGGAACTATCGGCCATGTTGATCATGGAAAGACTACTCTAACAGCCGCAATTACAAAG GTCCTAGCAGAAGAAGGAAAAGCAAAGGCTGTTGCTTTTGATGAAATTGATAAAGCTCCTGAAGAAAAAAAGAGAGGAATCACTATTGCTACG GCCCATGTGGAGTATGAGACGGCTAAACGGCACTATGCTCATGTCGATTGCCCCGGACACGCTGATTATGTTAAA AATATGATTACTGGAGCTGCCCAGATGGATGGTGGTATTCTAGTCGTATCTGCTCCTGATGGACCCATGCCACAAACAAAAGAGCATATTCTGCTTGCACGCCAG GTAGGTGTACCATCACTTGTGTGCTTCTTAAACAAGTGTGATGCTGTTGACGATCCAGAACTCCTGGAACTTGTGGAATTGGAACTCCGAG AGCTGCTTAGTTTTTACAAATTTCCTGGTGATGACATCCCTATCATTCGTGGCTCAGCTCTGTCTGCACTACAGAGTACAGATGAAGAACTTGGGAAAAAAGCTATTCTGAAGTTGATGGAGGCTGTAGATGAATATATCCCTGATCCAGTGCGTCAGCTTGATAAACCATTCTTAATGCCAATAGAAGATGTATTTTCGATTCAG GGACGTGGAACTGTTGCTACTGGCCGTGTTGAACAAGGAACCATAAAAGTTGGAGAGGATGTGGAGATTTTAGGGCTGATGCAG ggaAATTTAAAATCTACAGTAACAGGTGTTGAGATGTTCAAGAAGAGCTTGGATCATGGACAA GCTGGTGATAATGTTGGCCTTCTTCTTCGTGGCTTGAAAAGAGACGACATTATGCGAGGAATG GTGATTGCAAAACCTGGAAGTGTGAAAACATGCAAGAGATTTGAGGCAGAGATATATGTACTTACAAAGGATGAAGGCGGCCGACACACTGCCTTCTTCTCAAATTATATGCCTCAGTTTTACATGAGGACGGCTGACATCACTGGAAAAGTAGAGTTGCCTGAAAATGTCAAGATGGTTATGCCCGGGGATAATGTTACTGCTACTTTTGAGCTCATGTCTCCCGTTCCCCTTGATGCAG GACAAAGGTTTGCTTTGAGAGAAGGAGGCAGAACAGTTGGCGCCGGGGTTGTTTCAAAAGTTCTAAGCTGA
- the LOC132604910 gene encoding heavy metal-associated isoprenylated plant protein 32-like, producing the protein MEPFADVSCNLKVNIHCDSCKMKMMEVLHSIRGVYALTIDAETGIANVCGEVDPNRLLAALARSGQHAELINVKLKHPALSNPRSQYGHNNYDHGHGYNNYNNALDGPLGYNHSNALNEPSSYYPTRRAMVDQPYYGSSYRNSSPHAEYCGSSSYLQQPLIMDHVIREEPMNWCSIM; encoded by the exons ATGGAGCCCTTTGCAGACGTG AGTTGCAATTTGAAAGTGAACATCCATTGCGATTCCTGCAAGATGAAGATGATGGAAGTGCTACACTCTATACGAG GAGTGTATGCATTGACAATAGATGCAGAAACAGGAATAGCAAATGTTTGTGGAGAGGTGGATCCAAACAGATTGTTAGCAGCATTGGCAAGGTCAGGGCAACATGCAGAACTAATAAATGTGAAATTGAAGCATCCAGCTCTTAGTAATCCAAGAAGTCAATATGGACACAATAATTATGACCATGGCCATGGCTATAATAACTACAATAATGCACTTGATGGACCCCTTGGCTACAACCATTCAAATGCATTGAATGAGCCAAGCTCTTACTATCCTACTAGAAGAGCCATGGTTGATCAACCTTACTATGGTTCGAGCTATCGCAACTCTTCTCCTCATGCTGAGTACTGTGGATCATCGTCGTACCTGCAACAGCCTCTGATCATGGATCATGTCATAAGAGAAGAACCGATGAATTGGTGCAGTATTATGTGA
- the LOC132605604 gene encoding uncharacterized protein LOC132605604 encodes MAKNYQSNTKDSQFKKIFKWDNRKQKSPSSAISAAEIKGKSKSTMASGSGPNMVLVDYNHTPGKVQQKQEIKGIKSSDSNNNDNYFSAYIDRVKNKMRTTSSSVGVDVDDGGGAGTIKKPVKRRDSLNDRISHFINRTKVKIRTTTIVNRGDRM; translated from the exons ATGGCAAAGAATTACCAGAGTAACACCAAAGACTCCCAATTTAAGAAGATTTTCAAGTGGGATAATCGAAAACAGAAGAGCCCAAGTTCTGCTATTAGTGCTGCTGAAATAAAAGGGAAATCAAAATCAACCATGGCTTCTGGTTCTGGACCAAACATGGTACTTGTAGATTACAATCACACTCCAGGAAAAGTTCAGCAAAAGCAGGAAATTAAAG GTATCAAGTCTAGCGATAGCAATAATAATGACAACTACTTCTCTGCTTATATTGATCGAGTGAAGAACAAAATGAGAACAACATCATCAAgtgttggtgttgatgttgatgatggtggtggtgctGGCACAATTaaaaagcctgtaaaaagaagAGATAGTCTCAATGATAGGATTTCTCATTTCATCAATCGCACAAAGGTCAAGATTAGAACTACAACAATTGTGAATCGTGGTGACCGTATGTAG